In one Pseudoliparis swirei isolate HS2019 ecotype Mariana Trench chromosome 23, NWPU_hadal_v1, whole genome shotgun sequence genomic region, the following are encoded:
- the gper1 gene encoding G-protein coupled estrogen receptor 1, whose translation MEVQTTSLVWIYVNSTEQLTTSNENNTRELTEGSDNHQSYIIGLFLSCLYTILLFPIGFIGNMLILVVNLNHREKMTIPDLYFVNLAVADLILVADSLIEVFNLNEKYYDYAVLCTFMSLFLQVNMYSSIFFLTWMSIDRYVALASSIGSRPLRTMQHAKLSCGLIWMASILATLLPFAIVQTQHRGEVHFCFANVTEIQWLEVTIGFLVPFSIIGLCYSLIGRILTRAQKHRGLRPRRQKALRMIVAVVLVFFICWLPENVFISIQLLQGAGDPSQRTATTLWHDYPLTGHIVNLAAFSNSCLNPIIYSFLGETFRDKLRLFAKRKASWSLVDRFCHHGLDLRLSVRGEVSEV comes from the coding sequence ATGGAAGTGCAAACAACCTCTCTGGTCTGGATATACGTCAACAGCACAGAGCAACTGACCACTTCAAATGAGAACAACACCCGGGAGTTGACCGAAGGCTCAGATAACCACCAATCGTACATCATcggtctcttcctctcctgcctGTACAccatcctcctctttcccatCGGATTCATCGGCAACATGCTCATCCTGGTGGTCAACCTGAACCACCGGGAGAAGATGACCATCCCCGACCTTTATTTCGTCAACCTGGCCGTCGCCGACCTCATCCTGGTGGCGGACTCCCTCATCGAGGTCTTCAACCTGAACGAGAAATACTACGACTACGCCGTCCTCTGCACCTTCATGTCCCTGTTCCTGCAGGTCAACATGTACAGCAGCATCTTCTTCCTCACGTGGATGAGCATCGACCGCTACGTCGCCTTGGCCAGCTCCATCGGCAGCCGCCCGCTGAGGACCATGCAGCACGCCAAGCTCAGCTGCGGCCTCATCTGGATGGCGTCCATCCTGGCCACGCTGCTCCCCTTCGCCATCGTGCAGACGCAGCACCGGGGCGAGGTGCACTTCTGCTTCGCCAACGTCACCGAGATCCAGTGGCTGGAGGTCACCATCGGCTTCTTGGTGCCCTTCTCCATCATCGGCCTGTGCTACTCGCTGATCGGGCGGATCCTCACGAGGGCGCAGAAGCACCGCGGGCTGCGGCCGCGGCGGCAGAAGGCCCTGCGCATGATCGTGGCGGTGGTGCTGGTGTTCTTCATCTGCTGGCTGCCGGAGAACGTCTTCATCAGCAtccagctgctgcagggcgCCGGCGACCCGTCGCAGCGGACCGCCACCACCCTGTGGCACGACTACCCGCTCACGGGCCACATCGTGAACCTGGCGGCGTTCTCCAACAGCTGCCTCAACCCCATCATCTACAGCTTCCTCGGAGAGACGTTCAGGGACAAGCTGCGTCTCTTCGCGAAGCGGAAGGCCAGCTGGTCGCTCGTGGACCGCTTCTGCCACCACGGCCTCGACCTGCGCCTCTCCGTCAGGGGCGAGGTGTCCGAGGTGTGA